The segment CGGAGCGAACGCGGCGTCCGCCGAGTTCAGCAAGAGCGCCTTCACCTCTTCTTCGGACAGTGAGAACGCGCCTGCCACCGCGGCGAGCTCGTGGGTAACGGTGATCTGTGACATCAGCCGGTTGTCGGTGTTGATCGTAACCGGTATTCCAAGGTCGATGTAGCGCTTGAGCGGGTGCTCGGAGTAGGAGTCCATCACCCCGGAGATCTGGAGGTTGCTCGTTGGGCACACCTCGAGCGGAATTCCCCTTTCGCGAACGATTTCCTCCGTCTCCGGATCTTGATACAAGTAGACGCCGTGGCCGATCCGATCCGCGCCGAGCTCGATCGCCTCCCGGATGTGTTCCGGGCAGCAGCCCTCTCCGGCATGGATCGTCACGTGCACTCCGGCCTGCTTCGCAAGCTTGACCGCGTCGCTGTGGATCGATGGCGGGTAGCCGCGCTCTGGCCCGGCGAGGTCGAATCCGACCACCCCCTGATCCTGGTACACCGCAGCGAGCTCGGCGGTCGCGATCGTGTCCGTGCTCGCAGCCTGCTTCATCCCGCACAGGATCAAGCCGGTCTCAAGCGGAAACTCCGCTTCCGCTTTCCGCATCCCGAACAGGACCGCCTCTACCACCTGAGACGGGGTTAGTCCCTCCTGCAGATGAAGGAGGGGGGCGAAGCGGATCTCCATGTAGACCACGTTCTCCGCCGCGGCGTCGGCGCACAGCTCGTACGCCGCCCGGGCGAGCGCCTCCTCGGTTTGGAGGACAGCCACCGTGATCCGAAATGCCTGCAGGTACTCCTCGAGCGTGCAGCGGGGCGGTGGGATCAACGCGCCCTGCAAATCGGATGGAAGCGTGGTGCGGACCCGTGCCGGGAGCTCGTTTGCCAGCTCAATGACCGTGTCGAGCCGCATCGAACCATCGAGGTGAACGTGCAGATCGAACTTAGGAAGATCGGCGATATTCTTCATGCCGTATGTTCCCACAAACGAGACCGCAGATGCAACTCGTGATAATATAGGACTAAGGTGATGCTGTTTTGAAGAGCACAACGTTCTACACTCGGGTGGGGGAGCTCCTTTCTTCGGGGAAGGAGTTCACGATTGCCGATCTGTTGGAGACACACGGGTCCGTTCCCCAGGCGGAGCGGGCGAAGCTGATCGTCCATCCGGACGGGAGGGCCGAGGGGACCCTCGGTGGAGGAGACCTCGAGGCGCGGGTGACCGCGGACGCGTTACGAGTCAACCCTGGTGAGGTGAGGGTCGTGGAGTACGACCTTGCCGACCTTGGGATGGTGTGCGGCGGCGCGGTGAAAGTTCTGTATTACCGCCTGCAACCCGTTCCGGAGGAGCAGGAATTCTACCGCGCGGTGGAGGAGCATGCCGCCACTGGCGTGCCGTTCGTCATCGCTCACGCAGTGATGGCTGACGAAATGCGGCTTCCCCGCTTGTTGATCGTTGAAAATAGCGTTGTAGCGCGGGCTGGGGGCACATTTCCGGCTGAGGACGGCGCGATTAGCGCCGCGATCGAGCTTGGCTTCCCGGAGGGCCGCGCCAAGTTGTCTTCACCCCGGGGGACCATTTACCTCGAGCGGGTGGCACCGTTGCCGCGGTTGCTGATCTTCGGGGCGGGACACATCGGAGCGAGCCTTGCCCGCACCGCCCATGATTTGGGCCTGTTTCAGGTGGAGGTCGCCGACGAGCGGGATGAATTGCTCCAGAAGGTAACGCAGCATGGAGTGCGGGCTCACCGGGTCGGACCCGGGTTCCTCGGGAGACTGCCCGCGCTCGATTCCCGAACCTATGTCGTTATCGTCACCCGATCCCATGTGACTGACTTCGCCGTGTTGAAGCAGGTGCTACAGCAGGATGCACTGCCGAGATACATCGGGGTGATCGGAAGCCGCAACAAGAAGCGGGAGGTGTTCGAGCGACTGCGCACCGCTGGTGTGCCGGAGGAGCGAATAGGCCGGGTGACGATGCCGATCGGGCTGCGAATCGGTGGGAAGAGCCCGAGCGAGATCGCGGTCAGCATCCTTGCGCAATTGGTCAAGGTGAAAAACGGATTGGGAACCGGTGACGAGGATGAGTAACGATTTCTTGGTGGTCATTCGCAGCGGAGGCGAGATCGCATCCGCCGTGGCGTGGCGGCTCCACCGTGCCGGCTATCCCACGGTCGTACTCGAGCTCCCGGCTCCACTCGTCGTGCGGCGGCGGGTGGCGTTCGCCGCCGCTGTCTTCTCCGGGGAATGCGAGGTGGAGGGGGTGCCGGGAAAATTGGTGGCGAGTGTGCGGGAGGCGCGGGAGTACATCGCGCGCCGCGGAGGGGTGCCGGTGCTGATCGATCCCGATGCACGCTCCGTCCGTGAGCTGTCTCCTACTGTGCTCATCGATGGCCGGATGGCGAAGCGAGCGCTCGACACGCGGATCGGACAGGCCCCGATCGTCATCGGCCTTGGCCCGGGGTTCACCGCCGGGGTGCATGCCGATGCGGTGATCGAGACGAACAGCGGCCCGAGCCTGGGGCGGGTGATCTACGAGGGGAGCGCGCTTCCGAACACCGGCATCCCGTGCCGCATCGGTGGATTCCAAGCAGAACGGGTGCTGCGCGCTCCGCGGGCGGGGGTATTCCATACTTGCAGGGATATCGGTGACGCAGTTGAGCAGGGGGAGATCGTTGGCTACGTGGATGAGGCTCCGGTGCGGGCCGGAGTGAGTGGAGTGCTGTGGGGGCTCCTTCACCCCGGGATCCGCGTCGATGAGGGCACGAAGCTCGGGGACATCGATCCGCGGGGCGACCCGGCGGTCGTAGAGCGCATCGCCGCCAAAGGGCGCGCAGTTGCCGCGGGAACCCTCGCTGCGATCCGTGAGCTTGCAAGCCGCAAACACATTACACTGCCGAACGGGGCTAGCTCGTGAATCGCGTTATGTAGGTGCGGGCATTCTGGTACATGTGATCGTTGTTGAACAGCAGGTAAACTTCATCCGCAGCGAGAGATGAGATCAGCTCGGCGAGCCGGCGCAGATCGGTCGGGGTGTAGTCATACCGGTACATCCGGTCTCCCGGCGGAGCGCCATGCAGGCGCAGGTAGGCCGTGTTCTTGGTGAGCGGGAGACGAGCGAACGGGTCGGTCACGTGGATCAGGTCGAGATCAAGCACGGCCTGCACGGACTCATCGTCCCAGCCGCGCGGCTCGAACGCGAATCTCCGGCCGTGGCGGGCAACGGCGGTGAAGAACCGGCGCAGGCGGGCGATGTTCTCCTCCGTCGGGTGAAACGATCTTGGCGTCTGGAACAGGATGACCTTCGCATCCAACGCATCGGCGATCGCGGCCGTTCGCTCGTATGCGGCGAGCGAGCGCTCGGAGGCGAACCGATCGCGGTGGGTGATCTCCTGATTCGCTTTCACCGTGAACTCGAACCGTGAGTTGACCGCGCGGGCGAGCTCGAACCAACGTGCCGCGGTCTTGACCTGGGGGAGGCGGTAGAAGGTCGAGTTCACCTCGACGAGGTCGAAGTATGCAGCGTAGAGCGCAAGCTTATGGGGATAACGCTGTTTCCAATTCCGGTCTTCGCCCACGTCCTCCGGGCGCAGGTAGTTCCAACCGCAGCAGCCGATGTGGATGCGCATCTCACTAGTTCACCTGATCGAGAAGGGAAAAGAAGCGATCCCGACTTATCCCTGCTGTGCGTAGGTTTGTGAGAATATGAGTTACCGGGACATCGTGCGGGCTCTTCTTTATCACCACAGGTCGCTTGACTCCTTACCCAGTGACGAGAAGTTCGGCCGCTACCGGCTGCCGCGGGAACCAACCATCTCCCTGCTTCTTAAACCCCGCTTCCTCCATCACCTCAGCGAGAGTCCCCAACCGTTCACATTCTTCAAGAAATGCCTCCACAGCCTCTTTTAGCGATCGCTTCGCTTCATCCACGGTTTCCCCGAAGCTGGAGACATCGAGCTCCGGGGCGAGACCAACATAAAGATCCCCTTCCCGGAAGAACTCCGCCCGGAACACAACGCGTTCGGACATATGCCCACCTCCTTGCATCTTTCTCTCAACCAGTGAACCTCCCGTCGTCTTTTGCTTCTGGAAGTTTATGCACGTTCTCCGCGAGCCAGCCGATCTTCTCCACCTCCCGCACGTCGAACGCAGGGACGTACGGCTTGATGTCCAAAAGCGGCGTTCCATCGACGATGTCCACGTCTCTGATATGGAGCACGCTCCCGTCGACCCCGACGAGGCGGACGATCGAGACGCCGATCGGGTTCGGCCGGCTCGGGGCGCGGGTGGCGAACACCCCGTGTTCAGCGTCGTCCATGTACGGCCGCACGAGCAACGAGGCCCCCTTGGAGAGATGAAAGTGATAGATCAGGACGAGGTGGGAGAAGCCCACGATGTCCTTCAGCCCCGCGGAATATTCCGGGAACACCTCCACCCGCCCTAGGATCCCCTCCGCCCCTGCGGGCTGGATCGGGGTCCCGGCGGTGGTCTTGAACGGAGAGCGAATAATCCCGATCGGGTGGTAAACGACCGGGTGGGGCTTGTCCGTCATCCCATCTTCTCCTGCGCCGATTGCACCTTGCGGGTGAGCCCGTCGGTCACACCCCTGCGGTCGTCGATCCGGATCGAAATGGAGACGCGGTTCGCCTCTTGCAGCATCAGGTCGCGGCACGCCTTGATCAGCCCCATCACGGCATCCCATTCTCCTTCGATGTTCGTCCCCATCGCGTGGTACTCGTGCGGCAGGCCGGACGCCTCGATCAGCTCATACACCCGGGCCACGTAGCGGCTTAATGATTCCCCTTCCCCGATCGGCGAAATTGAGAAATCGACGAGCATCTCAGTACTCCAGGTGCCAGTCGGCCTGGTCTCCTGCACCCTTGATGTCGATCGTCCGCGCGGCCGGGTCCAGAGTGACGTACGCCCACGACGGCTTGCTTTCGTCTTCGTCGGTCAACTGATCGAAGGTGATGTAGTGGATCCCGTTGATGACGGTATGAGCGTTCTTATGCTCGTGCCCTTGGAACACGGCGATCACTACCCCTGCGTCCTCGAGGATCTCCTGCACGAGCTTGTTCCCGATGATCTCCGGCCCTCCCCCGGAGAGGAAGTCGTGATCGACGTCGAGGCGCTGGTGGACACAGACGATCGTCGGCCTGTCGGTCTGTGCCAGATCAGCAGCGAGCCAGTCCCGCTCCGCCTGCGGGATGTTCCCCTGCACCACCCAACCGGCGTGGGACAGGTCCTTCCCCTTCTTATCGTACTGGGCGTCGAGGATGACGAAGTGATACGCCCCAGCGTCGAAGCTACCGTAGGTCCAGGCGGCCCCGGTGTGGGAGAGGAACTCATCCTTGGACAGGTCGTAGACATCGTGGTTCCCGAGGACATAGTAGCGCGGGCCGTCAAACTGGGCATAGATCGCCTCGGCCTTGTCCAAAATGCCGGGGATGCGTGCCGGATCGCCCAGTGGAGCGCCGACGACGAAGTTGCCGTTCACGAAGTCGCCGAGTTCGATTACCAGATCAGCAGGCCAGGCGTTCATCGCCTCGATGCACGCCGTGAGCCGGGCCGGATACTCGGTCATGAACTTTCCCTCTGTGGGCGAGTCGATATCGTGGGCATGAAGGTCGGTGAATATCCCGAGGCGGAGGACCGCGCCATCCCCGAACGCGGCGACGAGCGAGAACGCCCCCACGACGAGCACCGCCACTAAGACCGCAAGCGTGAGCTTTTTCATATCCATCCCTCCTTGGGAAGAAGTCTAGCCCGGCCCGCGCACAAACGC is part of the Candidatus Bipolaricaulota bacterium genome and harbors:
- the add gene encoding adenosine deaminase — protein: MKNIADLPKFDLHVHLDGSMRLDTVIELANELPARVRTTLPSDLQGALIPPPRCTLEEYLQAFRITVAVLQTEEALARAAYELCADAAAENVVYMEIRFAPLLHLQEGLTPSQVVEAVLFGMRKAEAEFPLETGLILCGMKQAASTDTIATAELAAVYQDQGVVGFDLAGPERGYPPSIHSDAVKLAKQAGVHVTIHAGEGCCPEHIREAIELGADRIGHGVYLYQDPETEEIVRERGIPLEVCPTSNLQISGVMDSYSEHPLKRYIDLGIPVTINTDNRLMSQITVTHELAAVAGAFSLSEEEVKALLLNSADAAFAPEEIKAKLRQTVLASF
- a CDS encoding XdhC family protein is translated as MKSTTFYTRVGELLSSGKEFTIADLLETHGSVPQAERAKLIVHPDGRAEGTLGGGDLEARVTADALRVNPGEVRVVEYDLADLGMVCGGAVKVLYYRLQPVPEEQEFYRAVEEHAATGVPFVIAHAVMADEMRLPRLLIVENSVVARAGGTFPAEDGAISAAIELGFPEGRAKLSSPRGTIYLERVAPLPRLLIFGAGHIGASLARTAHDLGLFQVEVADERDELLQKVTQHGVRAHRVGPGFLGRLPALDSRTYVVIVTRSHVTDFAVLKQVLQQDALPRYIGVIGSRNKKREVFERLRTAGVPEERIGRVTMPIGLRIGGKSPSEIAVSILAQLVKVKNGLGTGDEDE
- a CDS encoding EF2563 family selenium-dependent molybdenum hydroxylase system protein, with the protein product MSNDFLVVIRSGGEIASAVAWRLHRAGYPTVVLELPAPLVVRRRVAFAAAVFSGECEVEGVPGKLVASVREAREYIARRGGVPVLIDPDARSVRELSPTVLIDGRMAKRALDTRIGQAPIVIGLGPGFTAGVHADAVIETNSGPSLGRVIYEGSALPNTGIPCRIGGFQAERVLRAPRAGVFHTCRDIGDAVEQGEIVGYVDEAPVRAGVSGVLWGLLHPGIRVDEGTKLGDIDPRGDPAVVERIAAKGRAVAAGTLAAIRELASRKHITLPNGASS
- a CDS encoding DUF72 domain-containing protein; protein product: MRIHIGCCGWNYLRPEDVGEDRNWKQRYPHKLALYAAYFDLVEVNSTFYRLPQVKTAARWFELARAVNSRFEFTVKANQEITHRDRFASERSLAAYERTAAIADALDAKVILFQTPRSFHPTEENIARLRRFFTAVARHGRRFAFEPRGWDDESVQAVLDLDLIHVTDPFARLPLTKNTAYLRLHGAPPGDRMYRYDYTPTDLRRLAELISSLAADEVYLLFNNDHMYQNARTYITRFTS
- a CDS encoding type II toxin-antitoxin system HicB family antitoxin, which encodes MSERVVFRAEFFREGDLYVGLAPELDVSSFGETVDEAKRSLKEAVEAFLEECERLGTLAEVMEEAGFKKQGDGWFPRQPVAAELLVTG
- the tsaA gene encoding tRNA (N6-threonylcarbamoyladenosine(37)-N6)-methyltransferase TrmO, whose translation is MTDKPHPVVYHPIGIIRSPFKTTAGTPIQPAGAEGILGRVEVFPEYSAGLKDIVGFSHLVLIYHFHLSKGASLLVRPYMDDAEHGVFATRAPSRPNPIGVSIVRLVGVDGSVLHIRDVDIVDGTPLLDIKPYVPAFDVREVEKIGWLAENVHKLPEAKDDGRFTG
- a CDS encoding MTH1187 family thiamine-binding protein; translation: MLVDFSISPIGEGESLSRYVARVYELIEASGLPHEYHAMGTNIEGEWDAVMGLIKACRDLMLQEANRVSISIRIDDRRGVTDGLTRKVQSAQEKMG
- a CDS encoding metallophosphoesterase → MKKLTLAVLVAVLVVGAFSLVAAFGDGAVLRLGIFTDLHAHDIDSPTEGKFMTEYPARLTACIEAMNAWPADLVIELGDFVNGNFVVGAPLGDPARIPGILDKAEAIYAQFDGPRYYVLGNHDVYDLSKDEFLSHTGAAWTYGSFDAGAYHFVILDAQYDKKGKDLSHAGWVVQGNIPQAERDWLAADLAQTDRPTIVCVHQRLDVDHDFLSGGGPEIIGNKLVQEILEDAGVVIAVFQGHEHKNAHTVINGIHYITFDQLTDEDESKPSWAYVTLDPAARTIDIKGAGDQADWHLEY